A segment of the Candidatus Polarisedimenticolia bacterium genome:
AAGATCGCCCCCGATCCGGTGACGGGGGAGACGGTCACGATCAACATGGGCCCGTCGCACCCGAGCACGCACGGCGTGCTGCGGCTGGTGGTCGAGCTGGACGGGGAGGTGGTGCGCAAGGTCGTGCCTCACGTCGGCTATCTTCACCGGGGCATGGAGAAGATCGCCGAGAGCATGACCTACCATCAGTTCATCCCCTACACCGATCGGCTCGACTATCTGGCCCCGCTGTCCAACAACGTGGCGTTCGTCCTGGCGGTGGAGAAGCTGATCGGGCTGGAGGTGCCGCCACGCTGCCGGGCGATTCGCGTGATCTGCTGCGAGATCGCCCGGATCTCCGCGCACCTGCTGTGGCTGGGGACCGGCGCGCTCGACCTCGGCGCGGCGACCGTCTTCTTCCACACCTTCCGGGAGCGGGAGACTCTCTACAACCTGATCGAGATGATCACAGGCACCCGACTCACGACGAGCTATCCCCGGGTCGGCGGGCTGGCCCGCGACCTTCCGGACGGCCTGATTCCGCAGCTCGCGGAGTTCATCAAGACGTTCCCCCAGAAGGTGGACGAGTACGAAACCCTCCTGACGCGGAACCGCATCTGGCTCAAGCGCACGCAGAACATCGGGAAGATCTCGGCCGCCGACGCCGTCGATTTCGGCCTGACCGGCCCGAACCTCCGGGCGTGCGGAGTCGAGTACGACGTCCGGAAGGCCTTCCCCTATTCGGGGTACGAGCAGTACGACTTCGAGATCCCGCTGGGCGGCGTCGGCGACGCCTACGACCGCTACCTCGTCCGGATCGAGGAGATGCGCCAGAGCGTGCGGATCCTGCGGCAGGCCGTGGCGAGCCTGCCCGCGGGTCCCGTCAACGCCGACGATCCGAAGGTGGTCCTGCCGCCGAAGAAGAAGGTGGTCACCAGCATGGAGGAATTGATCCACCAGTTCATCATCGTCACCGAGGGCTTTCCCGCCCCGACCGGAGAGGTCTACCACGCCGTCGAGGCTCCGAAGGGCGAGCTGGGCTTCTACGTCAAGAGCGAGGGGAGCAAGTCGCCTTACCGCCTGAAAATACGCTCCCCTTCCTTCGTGAGCCTGCAGGCGGTGCCGCTCATGGCCGAGGGAGGGATGGTCTCGGATCTGATCGCCGTGGTCGCGAGCCTGGATCCGGTCATGGGGGAGGTGGACCGGTGATTCCGGGCAAGGAGACCGAAAGCCGGATCGAGGCCGCCTTGCTGGAATATCCGCAGCCTCAGTCGGCGCTTCTGGCGGTGCTTCACCTGCTCCAGGCGGAGAGGGGATACATCGCCGACGAAGACATCGAGTACGCCGCCCGGAGGGTGGATGTGCCGGTGGCCCACGTCGCGGGCGTCGTGTCCTTCTACACGATGTTCCGGCGCAAGCCTCCCGGCCGGCACCACCTGCAGATGTGCCGGACCCTCTCCTGCCAGCTCCGCGGCTGCCGGGAGATTCTCGCTCACCTGAGGACGCGGCTGGGGATCGCGGAAGGAGAGGTCACGCCCGACGGCCGGTTCTCGCTCGTGACGGTCGAGTGCCTCGGATCGTGCGACACCGCGCCCATGATGCGGGTGAACGACGATTACCATGAGGGACTGACGATCGAGCGCCTCGACGCGCTCCTGGACTCCATGAAATGACCGACGGCCGCGCCCAAACGCTTCTGCTGAAGAACCTGCACCGCTCCGACTCCGCGACCCTGGAGGCTTATCTTCAAGGGGGCGGTTACCGGGCGCTGGCGAGGGCGCTGAAGGAGATGACCCCGGAGCAGGTCGTGGAGGAGGTGAAGGCCTCGGGCCTGAGAGGACGGGGCGGAGCCGGTTTCCCGACCGGCATGAAGTGGGGCTTCATGCCGAAGGGGCCCGGCCCCAAGTACTTGGTCCTCAACGCCGACGAGAGCGAGCCGGGGACGTTCAAGGACCGGCTCCTCCTCGAACGGGACCCGCATCTGGTGTTGGAGGGATTCCTGATCGGCTGCTACGCCGTCGGATGCCATCACGGCTTCATCTATATCCGGGGAGAGTTCGTCCGGCCCTACCGGATTCTCCTCCAGGCGGTTCAGGAGGCCCGCGCCCGCGGCTACGTGGGGAAGAACCTCCTCGGCAGCGGCTACGATCTCGAGATCACGGTCTATCGCGGGGCCGGGGCCTACATTTGCGGCGAGGAGACCGCGCTGCTCGAGTCGCTCGAAGGGAAGCTCGGACATCCCCGGCTGAAGCCTCCGTTTCCCGCCCAGGTGGGACTCTACGGGAAGCCGACGTCGGTGAACAACGTCGAGACGGTCGCCAACGTTCCGATGATCGTGGAGATGGGGGCGAACTGGTACGGCAACATCGGCCGGCCCAAGAACACCGGGCCGAAGCTCTTCTGCCTCTCGGGGCACGTCCGCAGGCCGGGCGTGTACGAGTTCCCGCTGGGCATCCCCCTGCGGGAGCTGATTTACCAGCACGCGGGCGGCATGCTCCGTGACGATCGCCCGCTGAAGGCGGTCGTCCCGGGCGGGTCCTCGGTCCCGGTCCTGCGCGCCGATCAGATCGACGTTCTCATGGATTTCGACTCCCTCGCCGCCGCCGGCACCCTCCTCGGCTCGGCCGGCGTCATCGTGATGGACGACAGCGTGTGCATGGTGGACGCGCTTCTCAACCTGGCGCGCTTCTACGCCCACGAGTCCTGCGGGCAGTGCACGCCCTGCCGCGAAGGGACCGGCTGGTACGTCCAGATCCTGGAGAGGCTCGAGCGCGGCGCGGGCAGGAAGTCGGATCTCGATCTCCTCCTGGATCTCAGCGATCGGATCCAGGGGAACACGATCTGCCCGCTCGGAGACGCCGTGGCGATGCCCGTCCGGAGCTACGTCACCCAGTTCCGCGAGGAGTTCGAGGAGCACGTCGCCACGCGGCGGTGCCCGCGGGCGGCGGCCGCGGCGCCCGGTCGCGCCTGAGGACGAGAATGGCCGAAGAGACGCAGCAACCCGCGGAAGTGACGCTCACGATCGACGGCGAGACCGTCACCGTGCCCCGCGAGATGAACCTCATCCAGGCGGCCGCCAAGGCCGGGATCGAGATCCCCTCGTTCTGCTTCCACCATCGGCTCTCGGTGGCCGGCAACTGCCGCATCTGCCTGGTGGAGATCGAGAAGATGCCGAAGAACCAGATCGCCTGCTCCACGCGCGTCGCTCCCGGAATGGTGGTGAAGACGCGCTCCGAGAAGGCGGTGAAGGGCCGGCAGGGGGTGATGGAGTTCCTCCTCATCAACCATCCCCTCGACTGCCCCATCTGCGACAAAGCGGGCGAGTGCATCCTCCAGTCGCATTCGTTCCACTACGGCACCGGCCAGAGCCGGTTCGAAGGCGAGAAGGTCCACGGGGACAAGCAGGTCGATCTCGGGCCGCACATCGTCTTCGACGCCGAACGGTGCATCAAGTGCACCCGGTGCATCCGCTTCTGCGACGAGGTGACCCACACCCACGAGTTGGGGTTCTTCAACCGCGGAGACCACTCGATCATCGGGACGTTCCCGGGACGGCGGCTCGACAACGCCTATTCGGGGTGCACCTCGGACATCTGCCCGGTCGGAGCGCTGACGGTCAAGGAATTCCGCTTCAAGCAGCGCGTCTGGTTCCTGAAGAACACCGCTTCGATCTGCTCGGGCTGCGCCCGCGGCTGCAACGTCTACCTGGGGATCCACCAGAACCGGATCTGGCGGATCATGCCGCGGGAGAGCGAGGCGGTGAACAAGAGCTGGATCTGCGACGAGGGAAGGCTGAGCTACGAGCGGTATCAGATCGCCGAGCGCCTCGCCGACGCGCGCTCGGGGCCCATGGTCGGAACGGCCGCCGGGACGGCCCGGCCGCTGATGCCCCGGGCGGCCTGGGAGGAGGCGGCGGCGACGCTCGGCGAGGTGGCCCGGAAGCACGGGGGCGCCTCGATCGCCGCGATCACTTCCGGCCACGCGACGCTGGAGGAGCAGGCGGCGCTCGCGGAGCTGATGAGAACCCTCGGCGGAACCCGGACGGCGCTTCCGGTTCACGAGCGCGGCGAGGACGACGGCCTCCTGATCCGGAAGGACAAGACGATGAACTCGCGCGGAGCCCTCCTGATCGGCGGGGTCAACGCCCGGCTGGACGAGATCGTCGCGGCCGCCGCGAAAGGGGAGATCCGCGCCCTGATTGTCCTGCGGGAGGATCCGATCGGCGAAGGAGGCGAGGAGGCGGGCGCGGCGTTGGGGACGCTGGACCTCCTGCTCACGCTCGACTGGCGGGTGACGCCGACGGTCAGGGCGTCGGATCTGGCCCTTCCGGTCTGCGCCTACGGAGAGCTGGACGGCAGCGCCATGAACTTCGAAGGACGACTCCAGCTGCTCCGCCCCGGCCTCCTGCCGCACGGCGAAAGCGATCCGGCCTGGCGTCCGCTGTACGAGATGGTGGCGCGCCTCGGCGGGGAGCCGGCCCCCCAGAGCTTCCGGGATGCGTTCCGGCGGAGCGCGTCCCGGCCCGGGCCTCTGTTCGGACTCGACACGCCGGCCGTGGGAACGGCGGGACTTGACCTGGCGAACGCCAAGGAGCCGTAGGTGGATCCGGGGATCGGCGAGCAGATCCTGGAATCGTTCGTGAAGGTGGCGTTCGTCATCAGTCTGGTGATGGGCGCCGTCACGTTCATGACCTGGGTGGAGCGGCGCGTCTCCGCCTGGATCCAGGATCGCTTGGGCCCGAACCGGGTCGGGCCGGCCGGCCTGTTCCAGCCGATCGCGGACGGGATCAAGTTCCTCTTCAAGGAGGACGT
Coding sequences within it:
- the nuoF gene encoding NADH-quinone oxidoreductase subunit NuoF; amino-acid sequence: MTDGRAQTLLLKNLHRSDSATLEAYLQGGGYRALARALKEMTPEQVVEEVKASGLRGRGGAGFPTGMKWGFMPKGPGPKYLVLNADESEPGTFKDRLLLERDPHLVLEGFLIGCYAVGCHHGFIYIRGEFVRPYRILLQAVQEARARGYVGKNLLGSGYDLEITVYRGAGAYICGEETALLESLEGKLGHPRLKPPFPAQVGLYGKPTSVNNVETVANVPMIVEMGANWYGNIGRPKNTGPKLFCLSGHVRRPGVYEFPLGIPLRELIYQHAGGMLRDDRPLKAVVPGGSSVPVLRADQIDVLMDFDSLAAAGTLLGSAGVIVMDDSVCMVDALLNLARFYAHESCGQCTPCREGTGWYVQILERLERGAGRKSDLDLLLDLSDRIQGNTICPLGDAVAMPVRSYVTQFREEFEEHVATRRCPRAAAAAPGRA
- a CDS encoding 2Fe-2S iron-sulfur cluster-binding protein, with translation MAEETQQPAEVTLTIDGETVTVPREMNLIQAAAKAGIEIPSFCFHHRLSVAGNCRICLVEIEKMPKNQIACSTRVAPGMVVKTRSEKAVKGRQGVMEFLLINHPLDCPICDKAGECILQSHSFHYGTGQSRFEGEKVHGDKQVDLGPHIVFDAERCIKCTRCIRFCDEVTHTHELGFFNRGDHSIIGTFPGRRLDNAYSGCTSDICPVGALTVKEFRFKQRVWFLKNTASICSGCARGCNVYLGIHQNRIWRIMPRESEAVNKSWICDEGRLSYERYQIAERLADARSGPMVGTAAGTARPLMPRAAWEEAAATLGEVARKHGGASIAAITSGHATLEEQAALAELMRTLGGTRTALPVHERGEDDGLLIRKDKTMNSRGALLIGGVNARLDEIVAAAAKGEIRALIVLREDPIGEGGEEAGAALGTLDLLLTLDWRVTPTVRASDLALPVCAYGELDGSAMNFEGRLQLLRPGLLPHGESDPAWRPLYEMVARLGGEPAPQSFRDAFRRSASRPGPLFGLDTPAVGTAGLDLANAKEP
- the nuoD gene encoding NADH dehydrogenase (quinone) subunit D, which translates into the protein MSHPEEKIAPDPVTGETVTINMGPSHPSTHGVLRLVVELDGEVVRKVVPHVGYLHRGMEKIAESMTYHQFIPYTDRLDYLAPLSNNVAFVLAVEKLIGLEVPPRCRAIRVICCEIARISAHLLWLGTGALDLGAATVFFHTFRERETLYNLIEMITGTRLTTSYPRVGGLARDLPDGLIPQLAEFIKTFPQKVDEYETLLTRNRIWLKRTQNIGKISAADAVDFGLTGPNLRACGVEYDVRKAFPYSGYEQYDFEIPLGGVGDAYDRYLVRIEEMRQSVRILRQAVASLPAGPVNADDPKVVLPPKKKVVTSMEELIHQFIIVTEGFPAPTGEVYHAVEAPKGELGFYVKSEGSKSPYRLKIRSPSFVSLQAVPLMAEGGMVSDLIAVVASLDPVMGEVDR
- the nuoE gene encoding NADH-quinone oxidoreductase subunit NuoE, whose product is MIPGKETESRIEAALLEYPQPQSALLAVLHLLQAERGYIADEDIEYAARRVDVPVAHVAGVVSFYTMFRRKPPGRHHLQMCRTLSCQLRGCREILAHLRTRLGIAEGEVTPDGRFSLVTVECLGSCDTAPMMRVNDDYHEGLTIERLDALLDSMK